The genomic interval CCTAATAAgctttatcatcatcatcaggaAGAACTCCCTAATCGAGCCTTGATCCATGATTCCAAGTAATGCAGCTCCTCTTTGCTTATTGCATGGCCGATGCCCGGATAAGCCTACAGAGCACAGAGCAGATTCATAACAATTCATTCCTGAGCTGTAGGCAGATTATGGGCATACATATGGCATTGAACAATACCTTAAACTCAAAGTTAACACCAACTCGTTCAAGGAAAGGTGGTGCAGCTTGCCCGGCTTCAATCAGTACGGTTCTGTCAGCCATGCCATGAGACCACAAGATGGGCGTCTGCGAGTGttacatattttgattaaacaGCAAATCTTTGAAGCAATAGAACGTTTAAGATCCCTAGtacaacagcaacaacaacaattaacCTTAAATTTTGGCATTAACTTGCATGCTAAAGCTCAATATCTATGTTGTTCCAATGTGCATGCATTTGGGAGTGTGTTAAATGCCACACCAGGAGGGAGATAGAGCgaacaaatatcaaaataacgcCACTATGGAAATGTTTGGTCAAGTGTTGCAGAACAAGTGCTTACTACATGTAAAAAACATGCCATGCCATAAGATGGTCCTCAATCTATAAAGGTAGACTTCTAACTCACTGGATAACACATTCAAAAACCAGTGCCAATTTAAACAGATACAAGTAGTCCATTTTGAGGAACGTACCCTCTTTGCATCTGGTGGAATTTGTTCGATAATAGATGAACTAAAAGGAACCCATCCACTAAAAACTGCACCTCCTCCTAGAGTTTTGGGGTATAGCAAAACACTTGCCAAGGTCAAAGCTCCTGTAAAACAAGAACTACCAGTTACCTACATGAAACAAACCAGTGGAAGTTTTTccagtatagagagagagagacctccCTGACTAAAtccacatataaatatattgctTGGACTTGTGCCGGCAGCTATCTCCTTGTCTATCATTTTATGCACGTTCTGAACCGCTTTGAGAACACCATTTTCGTCATTTGGAGAATCCTGATCCACGGAGGAAACAATGAGTTAACACATCATACATAACTACAGGACACACATGAATCTAGTACAGCATCATGAAACCCAGCTTTGTGTCTTAAAAGGTTTCTAGCATGCGTAATGTGTCCTAACTTCATTTGAAACATTGCAGTAATTTCCAAACATGAACATAACACTGATGTGTAAtcatagttgttaaatcgaGATTCTCGAGAATcgaaattcttattttatgaatcaTGAATCGAGAATCAAATCGAATCGTTAGATTCGGTACACATTCTCAATTTTAactatacataatatatattcataaaaaataaataatgtgcccaccacgatcaattcttttaaatataaatagataaataaacttctaaatatatttgctaagtttaaaattataccaaaaggcaaaagtatatccatgttgcctttaaattcaaattgtaccaaaccaaaccactttcaaaataacaagccggagaaaaaaaaaaaaccctacaatTATAAGGTTATTAATAAACtccattgtccataatcttcactagttatcaatcattttcattttcaagttcaagagcagcatcatcttcatcatctcctttgttttcaaagatagccaaaccgaacgaatatttgattaaagtgCACATGCAGATAAAGTTGCACACATTGGATGAATCGGACAAATCATGTTATTCATGCAATTCACAGTTGATTCGTCCGATTCATAATTGATTCTAAGGAATTTTCGATTTAATCTATaaattcgactcgatttctatatgaatcgaatcgtacgattcgaatcgtgaatcgtacgattctaagggattttagattcaccctatagattcgaattgatttttatatgaatCGAGTCAaatcgtacgattcgaatcgtgaatcATAAGATTCTAACAACAGTGTGTGTAATGTAGAATTATCTTCAAGCACCATTGACTAAGCAGAGTTGCTGCCACACAAAAATAATACACAAACCATCCATTTAAAGTCTATTTGCATCAATAAGAAAAGCGAAGTTGAGTAAAGGTCCACATACATAATCCACTTCATACTTACTGACAAGAAAATCACAAATAAACatgttttctgtttcttttaaaaagatgTCTATTCGGTTAGCATCTCCCCCATGGCTGATGTCTCATTTCTCAACCAACTGGCATATAAATGCAAATCCAATTTGCAGGACAACGTCAAAAGAGGATCCATGGGAAGAAAAGATCCACCACTCATAAAAGAGATGATATTCCAAACACcaaaaggaggaggaggggggtccaacaaagaaaagaagcagCACTTACAGCTGTCACTGGTATTTCGTGGAGATCAAACCACGAAGGCATCACGACACCACCTGCAAAAGAACCAAACACGTAAATGGCATGCCATTACAAAGGAGATATAAGTTATTTTTACCGACAAAAGTATGCCGACTAGATGCAATAACTTCCTCACAGAATTTATTGTTTCAAGCTTGAAGCCACTCATAGTAGAAGGATGGACATCACGGAATGATGTCAGACCAAAAGGCTAAGTTGATTGGAATAATTCAATAACTGGATGCAGGGCATCTAGAATATCCATTACATGAGCTTATTTTGCCTACAGGGTCATGGAATCTGAGGACTCTCAAGTTTGTTGTTTTACTGGCAGCCTTATGGGATACAGGAATATATACTTATTAAGATTCAAATGGGTGCTGTATTTATTTAACCTCTTTATCAAAGGCATATTTGATTCTCAAAAGAGACATACAACTTAATCAAACCAAAGGAGCCAAAATATATAGTAAATTTGATTGTAAACCAGGATGTTGGCAACTAAAGCTTAAAGAGGGAGCCGGAGATCTATGACTACAGTGCTGCTCCTtaactaaaatttatttctcatggaCATGTAAACCTTCTAACCATTATGCATCCTTGTCCTATTCTCATTCCATTTCTTCTCATGAACGTCACAAAGTGGAGAATTTTCTGAAATGCATTTGGAAAGTAAACAACATTTCAACAGAAGTGAAATTCAACCTCCATTTCCACTATAAGCCATTGATCAGTTGAAGTCAAATCCCTAGAACAATAAGCAATACGTAAAATTGCTAGTCTGAAATGAACTATTAATCATTCCCATTATTCACCTGCACATCTAGTTTATAGTTACATTACACGAGGGGAGATCTAAAGGGAGAAGAAAATAGAATCACTTATTTGCATCTACCAActgagattaaaaaaaaaaggtgaaactTTTCACAAAGATATATTCTTTTTCATCCAACCAAGAAATAAACAATATATTTCGATTCAATGTTTCATTTGCTTTCCCAATCTTTCCGCCTTTGGCGTTCCCCTCCATAAATCAAGATCCAAACACGGCATAAAAGAATTCTTACTATCACCAGAAGTGAAACCTTAATGTGAATCAAATAAAGGTCGTAAAACTGCTTGCCACAAACAAAACAGTATACAAATACATGACAACCCATGTCTCAGAAAATCAAGCTTCGTTGTCACTTCAAAAACGACTTCAAGACTCTTATCAAACCCAACAAGACCCAGGATTACATGGTCAAAGCAAAACAGCCGAAGCGATTTATTCACCAGAAAAACACAATTGCACCAAAGAtcattacatacatatatgcatatgtgcTAAAATAACTTACGATTGCAGGTAACGGGTTGGTTAGGAGCAGAAGGGAAAGACCAGCGGGTGTTTGCGAACTGGGGAGAAGTGAAGAGGGTCCTGATGGGCTCGTTGGCGGGTCCTGAATCTCCCAACCCGTGAAGCCATActatgaagcttcgagccatcAGGAGAGGTAGTATTACAGTAGCACCGATAAAATGGTACTTCCTGCCGCCGGTGGTGGCCACCTCCTTTTATTGGTCTGCGTTCTCGGCCGAGCGGAAGAGCAAAGACGACGAGGAAAAGGCTATGATTACCCCATTTAACGCCCACCCCGAATGGCAACTGGGGCTCCGTCCAAGTTAATAGGCCCGGCCCATTCAATTGCTCTGTTAATATAGAAACGGAGAAGAAGATGGTGGCGGTGCCAAGAAAGACCCGAATAAGGATAGCTCTTtcattgattaaaaatataaaaattaaataaaattttcaaaaaagtatTAGTGGAAGGTAATTTTCGAAAAGTATGAGCAGAAGGCGCTTGCATTCATGAGAAGCAAATAAAGAGTTAACCCAAACGGGTCGGTTGAGTTTTTTAGTTGACAGTTGATGTTGGGGTGAATGATGGCTAGGACTGCTTAATTGAAAGCAAGAAAGCCATCAATTCAGGGGTAGAACTCAGAACTCTCGACTGTACAATACTTGCTCTCAACCTGAGCACTTTTTATCACTGGAAGGAAAAGGAATGAATGAAACCAACCACAATTCGGTTTGACTTGAGAAGAATGAAGGGTGAAGTGAAGGCACTTAACAGTGAGACTTCAAAGGCAAGTCTTAGAGGCCCCGATCATGTAGTAATGCTTTCCTTCCTTGTTAAGAGCTTAAATCGACATGAGCTACCTATTTCCTTTGCATCTTTCTTTGCTCCCCTCCTCCCCCGTTTGGTTGGTGCATGAATGATTGGCATGTTCGGTTCTTGTTGCGATTGTTTGATTCATTATTCTTCTTGTTGTAGTTCACTTTTGGGCAACAACTTTTAAGTAAAGCATCAGTATCGCCAATGTTGCTGACTTCTCCATATCACCAGAGACTCCCTTATCCCCCAGCAAATTCGTATGGGATGTTCAATTATTTTGGGGAATACACTCAACACGTATCCAGAAAAATCGAGTTGATTTTATCTTTtacattatcatttt from Diospyros lotus cultivar Yz01 chromosome 8, ASM1463336v1, whole genome shotgun sequence carries:
- the LOC127808250 gene encoding probable carboxylesterase Os04g0669500, yielding MARSFIVWLHGLGDSGPANEPIRTLFTSPQFANTRWSFPSAPNQPVTCNRGVVMPSWFDLHEIPVTADSPNDENGVLKAVQNVHKMIDKEIAAGTSPSNIFICGFSQGGALTLASVLLYPKTLGGGAVFSGWVPFSSSIIEQIPPDAKRTPILWSHGMADRTVLIEAGQAAPPFLERVGVNFEFKAYPGIGHAISKEELHYLESWIKARLGSSS